A window from Hoeflea sp. IMCC20628 encodes these proteins:
- a CDS encoding LysR family transcriptional regulator gives MDTLTRIRAFIDVVEAEGFSAAARKVGRSKALLSKYVRELEDDLGALLLNRTTRQFSLTEAGHIYFRTASDILKEIDNLADLVREGSTDLKGRIRVSAPRTFADAAIGRSLIEFAAAHPDVTLEIISDDRFVDLVEEGYDVAIRITKLEDSGLIARKLSSFALIACASPEFLEKHGPITHPSQLAGVPCIVDTNGRTLNNWRFENKDGSSFSVTVHGRLEVNSPLTAMRAAEAGLGVAILPDFIFKERQPVGTLVPILEDYLSNDRGIYAIYPHRRYLPAKVRAFVDFLNQWFKTNQ, from the coding sequence ATGGATACATTGACCCGGATTCGCGCTTTTATCGACGTGGTCGAGGCCGAAGGTTTTTCCGCCGCCGCCCGCAAGGTTGGCCGCTCCAAGGCGCTTTTGTCGAAATATGTCCGGGAACTGGAGGACGATCTGGGTGCCTTGCTGCTCAACCGCACCACCAGGCAGTTTTCACTGACTGAGGCCGGACACATCTATTTCCGCACCGCGTCGGACATTCTCAAGGAAATTGACAACCTCGCCGATCTGGTGCGAGAGGGTTCGACAGATCTCAAGGGCCGCATAAGGGTGTCCGCACCACGAACTTTCGCCGACGCAGCTATCGGTCGGTCGCTGATTGAATTTGCTGCCGCCCATCCGGATGTCACCTTGGAAATCATCTCCGACGACCGCTTCGTCGACCTGGTCGAGGAAGGCTATGACGTGGCCATCCGCATCACCAAGCTTGAGGATTCGGGTCTCATCGCCCGCAAGCTGTCATCCTTTGCCCTGATTGCCTGCGCATCGCCTGAATTTCTGGAAAAGCATGGCCCGATCACTCATCCGTCCCAGCTTGCCGGCGTCCCTTGCATCGTCGACACGAATGGCCGGACGCTGAACAATTGGCGCTTCGAGAACAAGGACGGCTCCTCTTTCTCCGTCACCGTCCATGGCCGTCTGGAGGTCAACAGCCCGTTGACGGCGATGCGCGCAGCCGAGGCCGGACTGGGTGTGGCGATTTTGCCTGACTTCATTTTCAAGGAACGTCAGCCAGTTGGCACGCTGGTACCGATCCTTGAAGACTACCTTTCCAACGACCGCGGGATCTATGCGATTTACCCGCACCGTCGCTATCTCCCGGCCAAGGTTCGCGCCTTTGTTGATTTCCTGAACCAGTGGTTCAAGACCAACCAGTGA